Below is a window of Cottoperca gobio chromosome 12, fCotGob3.1, whole genome shotgun sequence DNA.
ACTGTTAGTCTTGTTATGCCATCTCTGGAGGTCATCGTTAGTTCACCTGTGTTACATGCTGCACCACCTGATTGTATTTCAGGCTGGGGGCTTCTGTCCCCGACATGTTATATCCAACATGCCGTGGTGCTGCCGCCGCTTCCACGAGACTTTGAAAAGCTTTCTGTTTATATGAGGCCCGCGGCGTTCACGATGGAGTCCGTGACGACGCTGAGCATGTTATGTTTCCTACTCCGCCGTGCCGTGTTGGACACGCGGCCGGCGGCGCAGAGGCAGAGCCGGACCGTGTTGTTCGGTGCAACGCGGCCTACAGCGTGCGAGCAGCGGCTGCTACCGCTAGCACGGTGCGCGCGGCTGCATCTACAGCACCGGGCTGTGCTCGCgcggattaaaaaaaaaagaagctacaaATTGCCTGTAGGACATATATGAAATAACTATATCTCCCAGAAACAccacatgtgttttaatatcagTGTGTTTAGTCGTCTAAGACAACGTCGGCTATAATAATAACTGGTAGTaaagttgaaaaaaaacagtcaaataCTCACATGGAAGACCCAGCTCCATACTAATGATTCTCCAAGCATTTGTCCGACTTTCCGTGCAGCGGTAATTCGGCAAAGTGACATTAAACAGCTCTGGGTGATTACATACAGCCAATATTAACTTTTCGTCCATTTTGCCCTAGTGCTGTGCCTGTGCGCGGACGCGGAAGCGGCAGTCTTCTCCCGCCTTTTCCGCCCAGCTGCTGCGCCAACGCGAGTTATCGCGAGTGGCGGGCTGCCTGCCGCGCTGGTCGCTCTGCCGTTCGACGGTGGGCATTGTAGTCTTTTGTCACAGGGGGGCGCACGACTCTGCATTGGCTTCATTACTGCCCTTTGTTACTATATCATTTCAGCTTTTGGAGGCAGCCCCCTGTGGTCCCAACATAATTCTCTGTGGTCAGCATGAGTAGTACcgaaaaataagtttttttgttgttgaaaccTATGCATAATCCTGGTCTCTTCTAAATGGCAACTGTGTAATATCAAAAGGTTTATAATTATCTGTTGTAGCCTACACACTGCTTTCAAAAAATATATTGGGATTTAAAAATAGTTTACAGACAGAATCGTAAAGCTTTGTGCTTTCAAGTGATGTAAGCTTATTTGTGTCATAGTTCAACTGGATGCAATCTAAAATTATTCaacatatatttgtatgtattaaaagaagaaaaaaaactacaaaatacattataaaacatacattCTCAGGAGTAAATGCAGTATACTACAATACTTTAAATTTCCGTCATATAGCCtacttaaacaaaaacaaaacttatgGTCTGAGTTCAACACCACCTTAGTTCATAGAGCCTGCAAGCCTTGCAGACTCTATGAGCTATCTGGTGTGTAACTTGTCTGTCTTCAACATTACCTTGCAAGGTAATGCTGAAGACAGACAAGTTACACACCAGATCACAGAGCTCATTTTCAGATTCTAGTGAAAATagatgagaaaaaaagaaatataattaaagtatttgTATTTCCACAGTTGTTAGTTGTGGAGTTTTTGCAACCACATGTTGGTTTTCTTGATTCCTCCCAAGTCAGTATCACACAAGCCACcctgggggaaaaaacacagaaaggtaGGTTGATCCTCTGCATTTCCTAAAGCTTTTCCAAACATCAGTCTGATGCCATGTTGGGTTATGTGCTCATTCATCATCAGTCAGCGTGTGGGTGTATTTGTAATCCTTTCTGAATGGCCtttattattcatgtttcaATTGCAATTCTGCATTATAGCTGTGTAATATTTTCCAGAAATACTCTCTTCAAAATGCATGAATCTCGATAAGGCAGAgaatcaattaaaaaatgtttttagccTCAACATGTTGTTTAGTAACTTTATCTGAACTGGTGTTTggttgacttttgtttttgtgagaaagtaaaaaaactgCTAAGTATTGTTCTTACATGTCGTTTGTGGTATTAGTTGGCCTTGTAAAGTCGTATGGTGTTAAATAGAACCATTTCTGATGCgctacaaatacattttagtagAAAAATTACGTTTTTCTGTTGATTAAAATCCCTTTGAATGGAATAAAGCTGTCCAAGCAACTCCTTACAAATACAGCCATGTGGGCGGTATAGTGGCTTTTCTCTACTTTACCTCTTGTACCAAATATTGCTCTTTCAACAACAAAATGAGCCTTTATCATTCTAATCCCCCGTAATGAATTTTGAACAGTTTGAACCAATGCGGATGTGGTACAATTCCTTCTATTGAGAACCACAATAACTGCTAGATAGCCATCTCACATGCTCCACAAACTATACATCAACAATCTTGACGCTATTAAACCCAAGTGAAAAGGATGAGatggtgttttattgttatCTGTTTTCAAAAGCCCTTATAAGAGGAGCTTAAGACAGATTGTGGAAATCCATTAAttctctgaaaaaaaaaaaggtgtattGCCTTGTATGAAATCACAGGATTTGTTGGGAGGGGATGAATTTAACCTGTAATAGCTTTACCTCAGCTGTGCACATTGTCAGAGGAGTGAGACTGAAAGACTGCACCACACAGATAACACGCATGATGCATGATCGTGAGTACAAACCACATGTTCACCTGTACGGAGAATTCACAAATCTGTTTGTGGCACCACACACGTCACCACTAACTGTGTGTAGTTAGTATGCATTGTTGTTGTCAGTGCAGCTTCAACGTGTGTCATTTACTGATCTACTCATTTGCACAAGATCATTTGTTGATAAAGGAAAGtgacattatgaaataaatttAGGAGCTAATCCTCAAATTCAGCAAGTCTggccacacaaaaaaaaaaagcgttcATCTTTAAATCCAGGTTTCTAATACCAAGCAATCCCCTTTTCTCTAAAACCTCAACAATAAGGATTTTAGGAGCTCTCCACTTCTCATTTTATGCAGTGAAATCTGATTTCTTTTGGAGAAAGGAATGAGGCAAGATTAACTGAATCTGCCGTCCTCCCTAACCTCTTCACAAAACTGCCCAGATTAGCTAGGAATTAAGTTTCAACCGTTTCATGTGTCTGGTCCACAGGGGGATTAtggttttttcttcttttttttttgccttccAATTTCACTATAAGGGCCTGACACGCTGttgtagagagaggagaagcagaggagcagctgagcCTGAACTGTCAATGAAGTGTGTCAGTATCCTGTGATCATTACCgcttttttatcattttattgtaatttcttTGGAGATGGATGGACGAATCAGGATGGAGAGACACAAGTTACCTTTCACTATTGACAACATACTGAGCAAATATCCAAACAGCAATGTAGACAGACGGTCATGTGGAACAAGTGGTGCTGGACTAAAAGAGAAGGCAGTGTGTCCTGCTGGAGGCCAGACTGAGGCTGTCCATCATGCCTGCctgtgctgctgctactgctccCACTGTGGAGACATATACCAGACCGATTTCATTCATGAAGGTAAGTGCAAACCCATTCTCTTTATGAGAAGAGTCCCTTCTAATGTCacgctttgtttgtttgttttggtgaaAATACAGACAGACCACATTTTTCAGCAAAactgattaaaacaaaatatgaaggggaaaaaatagatttttttttacaatgcacatttaaaataacaatgataGCACAAAACACCCACCAAACCCTTGCATTTGGCTAGGTTTATTGAGCTtagtataaaacataaaatcataaataaagtATTGGTTTGGCACATTAAACTGGCTTCAGTATGCTTTTCAGTAATGCATACTCTGCTCCCTAACCTAAATTCAGATCTCCCTGCAGCCTGTCAGTACGGATGGCCCCCAGCGATGCTCACAGACGCATGCAGGCTAGGAGACGCTCACAGGGAAGAACAGTCAACCGGTCAGGTGCAGAGGCGAACCAGACGTCACCGCACTATTTttacagaggagcagctggacGCGCTGGAGGAGCTGTTCCTGCAGAACCAGTATCCAGATGTGACCATGAGGGAGAAACTAGCACAGCACACTCACTTAAGGGAAGAAAGAGTAGAGGTAAGACTGTCATATTTAACTAATTATAGTCCTGTTTTCACAGTAACACAGGGTTAGATATATTGCTGCTCCAACTGAGTGTTATAGTGTGCCAGCTCTGGCAGATGGACCATTACTAAGGATGAGTGCAAGTAAATACTTAATTTGAGCCGAGATATGAGAGTACTTGATTTAGGCTCTGATCAATTTGTTGCGTTTTAATTATTTGCCTGCGTTGATAATGATGTCCAGTgctgttttactttaatgtaaATACACAATGATTCAAATAACATAAGTGCGGTAGGCTATgtcatgaaatattaaaaagactACTAAATAACACAAccctttttttctgtctgtagGTTTGGTTTAAAAACCGAAGAGCCAAGTGGAGGCGTCAGAAAAGATTATCATTTGGTGTTGGAAGCACAGAAAATTAAattttgtattgtatatatgGACTGCATCATCATGTGTGAGCTTcataaatacttttgttttcaaatattattgttattaaatataattgctggacaaaatcctttttatttttcagaaagaAAGTCAAACTTTTTGTCAGTCAAACCCTGTGTTAATAATTTCCCTGTATTTGAACATCTCAAAAACTAATTCATGCAGTTTTGTGTGTCGGAAGACAATGTGACATTTAACCGGCCTTTTTGGCAACTTCCCACTCGGAGATCTTCACATCATGTCTGGGGGCTCAGAAGATTATTAGCGGGGTCTTCTGGGTTGGAAGcatagtatttattttgtatgtggGCAGATAACAGGGATCAGGGTGAAACCTCTGTGTCTTGCTTGATAAAAACAGaatctgttattattattgttaatttattaaatgtatgttcATTAAAATATAACCACATACTCCTTTACAAAGGGCAATGTCAGTACTGCATTCTTAAGTGACCTGACCTAAAACACTTTCTACAAAAATATGATTACACTTAAGAACACAACTTTTTATCTTTAAGttatactttacttacttatttCAGACACATAGGTCCATATCagtatacaaataataaaaaagtaaactagacaacaacacagagagataccTTAGTTATTGCACATACAGGCATTTGTTCCAATGTTTCCAAAAACAAGAGGAGTAccttgtgtcactttgtgtggGCTCCGATAAGGTGATcgtgatgatttttttttatatatatacatgaaaGGTGGGGAAATTTGGTGTCACAAACATATGACTTGCACTTGTCCATCTTGGAATCTTGACCATGATTGTGAATGCATCATTAAATGCGACCTGAAGCTTTATATTTTTCCTTTACTATAACTGCACCACAAGTCGGCTGTATAGAGCTCTAAAGATGGCTGTTTTATCATCAGCTGTACACATGAAATTTCATGCCAGCATATTGGCTTGTGCATACAGTTTGTAACACTGGGGCTGCCCATTATCACCATCATCAACCCATAGATCATTACTGATGATGTGACCCAAATATATTACTTTGTTCACCACATTTAGCACTACCATAGTCTACCATAAAGAAAACCTTGGTTTTTAGAAATCATATTACACTCTTTTTAGAGTTTTGAGCATACTGCACAACATAATTTAAGCATATTCACAGCAGTTGCTGTATGCCAGAAATATTGATAGTACTTATTAATTCGTAAATTAGTAATATTTTCGTTTTTATTCTGGAAACTTCCTGTGAGGCAGTAAACTTCCGGTTACGCAACAACTCAGACGTTGTTTGTACGCTGGTTCTGAAGTTAGCCGACGGTAACTAGTTAGCTAACTAACTTGTTGTAGTTAGTGCCGTTCACATCGTCTTAACAGCGTGGTTTTATACTATatgctttaaatatttaaaccgTCTTTCACAACTACAAAACCCGCCTTCCGTTTCGATTCAGTCGGTTTTTGTCGTAGAAGAAtagccgttagctgttagccgtttAGCCTAAGAGGCTAACAGGGTCTACAATGGAGGGCAGCGCCAGCGTGAGGAAAGCGCTGTTCGGGACTCTCGTCCCTGTAACGGTCACAACAATGGCTCTTCTTCAACAtcccgaggaggaggagaaggggaagacGAAGAGAAAGGTCCTCGATGAAGAGCAATACATTGAGGTAGCTAAATGACAGTTTATGATACGACGTAGTGACGAGCTAGCTCGGTTATTGCTAGCACATAAACAGTTTAACTAGCCTTTTAAGTGTAACTAATAAACATACGTTTTGGTGTTAATCCTGGATTACGTATGGCTATTTTAGTTATACCAGAACTCTTTAATGCCCTTAAGATTTGACACTAAGAAAAAAGTGGCGTATTAAATCAGACGTGCCCCATCCCTTGTTTATTTTAGGAAACAAATAATAAGGGATCCATATCAGAGTATTATCATGGTATGTAGTTTTGCCACATTCATGATATTAAGATGCTGGATTATAAAAATGTCCATTATCCTGCTATTAATTATCATCCTGTAGAGTTGAAACGATTAACAGAAAGGTAATGGGCTACAATATTGCTAATAACTACATTACAACATAACACTTTAATTAAATTTTTGTGCCAATAAATTGTGATAATGACAGTTGTATTTTACATAATTTTAAATGGATATCTTTCGGTTTTGTACCGTCaatcagaaaaaaacaagctaTTTAGAAGTGTCTTGTGATTTGCACTTACTCTCTATACATGTTTTCTCTCAATAACTTAAAAGATAGtgagttgcagctctacattcctgttttgttttgggcATTAGCCAGCCAAGTCACTAGATTGAGTAAAAGGGAGGCTTGCCTGAGAAATCAATCAATTCTAAAATTGTTCTTAGTtgtttaattacaaaaaaatatgtCATTACCTTTTACAAAGTCAAATGTACCTTCCTTTCTACTCCTTACAGAGCTTAGAGAAGATCATCCAGCGGGACTTCTTCCCAGATGTGACTAAATTGCAGGCGCAGAAGGAGTATCTTGAAGCAGAGGAAACTGGTGACCTAGTGAGGATGAGAGAGATATCCATCCGATATGGTTCATCTTTGACAAAATCTACACCCCGGTCTACTGCACCCTGTGAGTAGTATGAGGACACTGAACACAGTATTTTCATGTTGTTATACATTACTTACAGAAGGAAATATTTATTCAGAATGCACTTTACTCCTAATTTCCCCCCTTCATTCTTCTTTGTATGTTAGATGTGACACCAGCTAGCTTTGACACACCAGTTGGCCGCTCAagctctccctcctccactcttGGCAATAAAGGTTTAGAT
It encodes the following:
- the LOC115016697 gene encoding homeobox protein goosecoid-2 isoform X1 codes for the protein MLVFLIPPKSVSHKPPWGKKHRKMDGRIRMERHKLPFTIDNILSKYPNSNVDRRSCGTSGAGLKEKAVCPAGGQTEAVHHACLCCCYCSHCGDIYQTDFIHEDLPAACQYGWPPAMLTDACRLGDAHREEQSTGQVQRRTRRHRTIFTEEQLDALEELFLQNQYPDVTMREKLAQHTHLREERVEVWFKNRRAKWRRQKRLSFGVGSTEN
- the LOC115016697 gene encoding homeobox protein goosecoid-2 isoform X2; the encoded protein is MLVFLIPPKSVSHKPPWGKKHRKMDGRIRMERHKLPFTIDNILSKYPNSNVDRRSCGTSGAGLKEKAVCPAGGQTEAVHHACLCCCYCSHCGDIYQTDFIHEACQYGWPPAMLTDACRLGDAHREEQSTGQVQRRTRRHRTIFTEEQLDALEELFLQNQYPDVTMREKLAQHTHLREERVEVWFKNRRAKWRRQKRLSFGVGSTEN